One part of the Saprospiraceae bacterium genome encodes these proteins:
- a CDS encoding K(+)-transporting ATPase subunit C, translated as MKSNILPAIKLTLLFLIFFSGIYTTVIYGIAQFAPNNGKGEIIKHNGKTFYSNIAQNFSDNAYFSSRPSAVGYNAAGSGGSNKGPSNPDYLAEVQGRIDSFLAHNPTISKSQIPSDLVTASGAGLDPNISVQAALIQVPRIAKIRNLAEKDLLLLIQQKTEKPFLNLFGTEKINVLKLNISLDNLK; from the coding sequence ATGAAATCAAATATACTTCCAGCAATAAAATTGACGCTCCTGTTTCTAATTTTTTTCAGTGGAATTTATACAACTGTAATTTATGGTATCGCACAATTCGCTCCAAACAATGGGAAGGGTGAAATCATAAAACACAATGGAAAAACATTTTACAGTAACATTGCTCAAAATTTTTCTGACAATGCATATTTTTCTTCCCGACCTTCTGCTGTTGGCTACAATGCCGCTGGCTCAGGAGGTAGTAACAAAGGACCTTCCAACCCTGATTATCTGGCAGAAGTACAAGGAAGAATTGATAGCTTCCTTGCACATAACCCAACTATCAGCAAATCACAGATTCCGTCCGATTTAGTCACAGCAAGTGGTGCCGGACTAGATCCCAACATTTCTGTTCAAGCCGCACTTATTCAGGTGCCACGGATTGCCAAAATCAGAAATCTTGCAGAAAAAGATTTACTATTATTAATTCAACAAAAAACGGAAAAACCATTTCTAAATTTATTCGGTACAGAAAAAATAAACGTTCTTAAATTAAATATTTCATTAGACAATCTTAAATAA
- the kdpB gene encoding potassium-transporting ATPase subunit KdpB, which yields MIKNTSIFQKDLVNEALKQSFVKLNPKIMFRNPVMFTVEIGTAVMFIVCIWILTGEAAQGSLLYNFTVFLVLLLTLLFANFAEAIAEARGKAQADSLRKTREETPAKKMSAVGKFQSNEVQIVPSSLLKKGDLFFCETGDIIPTDGEIIEGLATIDESAITGESAPVIREAGGDKSSVTGGTKVLSDKITVRVTTEPGESFLDKMIALVEGASRQKTPNEIALTILLAGFTLVFIIVCITLKPFADYANTPITIAAFISLFVCLIPTTIGGLLSAIGIAGMDRALRANVITKSGKAVETAGDIDVLLLDKTGTITIGNRKATHFYPAKGIDEKHFIKCTVLSSMSDDTPEGKSIIELAGINPHNFNIENPTFIKFTAETRSSGIDFENTRIRKGASDAIRTLSEKNGNSFPMDTAEQVKTISSNGGTPLVVCENEKVIGVIELQDIIKTGIHERFERLRKMGIKTVMVTGDNPLTAKFIAEKAGVDDYIAEAKPEDKMNYIRKEQNEGRLVVMMGDGTNDAPALAQADVGVAMNSGTQAAKEAGNMVDLDNDPTKLIEIVEIGKQLLMTRGTLTTFSIANDVAKYFAIVPALFIASIPALGGLNIMKLHSPESAILSAIIFNAIIIPILIPLALKGVSYKPIGASALLRRNLFIYGLGGVIIPFIGIKIIDLLVALFV from the coding sequence ATGATTAAAAATACATCCATATTTCAAAAAGACTTAGTGAATGAAGCATTAAAACAGTCTTTTGTGAAACTCAATCCTAAAATAATGTTCCGGAATCCTGTGATGTTTACAGTCGAAATTGGAACCGCTGTTATGTTTATTGTTTGTATCTGGATCCTAACTGGTGAAGCAGCTCAAGGAAGCTTACTTTACAACTTTACGGTATTCCTTGTTTTGTTACTTACTTTACTCTTTGCAAATTTTGCTGAAGCAATTGCAGAAGCAAGGGGAAAGGCCCAAGCAGACAGTTTGCGAAAAACCAGGGAAGAGACACCCGCAAAAAAAATGAGTGCTGTAGGAAAATTTCAATCAAATGAAGTTCAAATTGTTCCATCTTCTTTATTGAAAAAGGGCGACTTGTTTTTTTGTGAAACTGGAGATATAATTCCTACAGATGGAGAAATTATTGAAGGTCTTGCTACCATTGATGAAAGTGCTATCACTGGTGAAAGTGCACCAGTCATTCGAGAAGCGGGAGGTGATAAAAGTTCCGTAACAGGTGGCACAAAAGTTTTGAGTGATAAAATCACTGTCCGTGTTACAACAGAACCTGGAGAAAGTTTTTTGGACAAAATGATTGCTTTGGTTGAAGGTGCATCACGTCAAAAAACTCCAAACGAAATAGCACTCACCATTTTATTAGCAGGTTTTACATTAGTATTCATTATTGTATGCATTACTTTAAAGCCATTTGCTGATTATGCAAACACACCGATTACAATTGCAGCATTTATTTCACTTTTTGTTTGTTTAATCCCAACAACTATTGGAGGCCTTCTTTCCGCAATAGGAATTGCCGGGATGGACAGAGCATTGCGAGCCAATGTAATAACTAAAAGTGGAAAAGCAGTTGAAACCGCGGGTGACATTGATGTATTATTATTAGACAAAACTGGTACGATAACTATCGGAAACCGAAAGGCGACACATTTTTATCCAGCTAAAGGAATAGACGAAAAGCATTTTATCAAATGTACTGTTTTGAGTTCCATGAGCGATGATACACCTGAAGGAAAATCAATTATTGAATTAGCAGGTATAAATCCTCACAATTTCAATATTGAAAATCCAACTTTCATAAAATTCACTGCCGAAACAAGAAGCAGTGGTATTGATTTTGAAAACACCCGGATCCGAAAAGGCGCATCTGATGCTATAAGAACACTTTCAGAAAAAAATGGTAATAGCTTTCCGATGGATACTGCAGAACAAGTAAAAACAATTTCTAGTAATGGTGGCACTCCGCTTGTAGTTTGTGAAAATGAAAAAGTTATCGGCGTAATAGAACTACAGGATATAATCAAAACGGGAATTCATGAACGTTTTGAACGTCTTCGCAAAATGGGAATCAAAACCGTGATGGTGACAGGTGACAACCCACTCACAGCCAAATTCATCGCAGAGAAAGCAGGTGTTGATGATTATATTGCAGAAGCCAAACCTGAAGATAAAATGAATTACATCCGCAAAGAACAAAATGAAGGCCGATTAGTAGTGATGATGGGTGATGGAACCAATGATGCCCCAGCTCTGGCACAGGCAGATGTAGGCGTTGCAATGAATAGTGGAACGCAAGCAGCAAAAGAAGCTGGAAATATGGTTGATTTAGATAATGACCCGACAAAGTTGATAGAGATCGTTGAAATTGGCAAACAACTTTTAATGACTCGCGGTACACTTACTACCTTCTCCATTGCAAATGATGTGGCTAAATATTTTGCAATCGTACCAGCTTTGTTTATTGCCTCCATTCCTGCGCTTGGAGGATTAAATATTATGAAACTACACAGTCCGGAAAGTGCTATTCTATCTGCCATTATTTTTAATGCTATAATTATTCCAATATTAATTCCACTTGCCCTGAAAGGTGTTTCGTACAAACCCATCGGAGCTTCAGCATTGCTTCGAAGAAATTTATTCATTTATGGTTTGGGTGGTGTAATCATTCCTTTCATCGGAATAAAAATTATTGATTTATTGGTTGCTCTATTTGTTTAA
- a CDS encoding porin yields MKNTILPLMFLIANIGFAQIDSSKSNLSFSGYAEVYYSYDFNKPADHNRPAFFYSHNRHNEFNLNLGYIKAAYNSDRTRANLALAAGTYINSNYTAEPGVLKNIYEANAGIKLCNKKNIWLDAGIFASHIGFESAVSKDCWSLTRSLLADNTPYYESGAKISYTTDNSKWFFSGLILNGWQHIQRPDGNNSPAFGTQISFTPNSKVTLNYSTFFGNEKADTAKQIRYFHNFYGIFHLTDNFHVTAGFDYGMEEKTENKNEFNNWISPVLIVKLNLNEQWSISARGEYYKDENGVIIASGTENGFQTTAYSLNLDYKLRENANWRIEGRALNSKDKIFNKEGEATQSNIFVTSSLAISF; encoded by the coding sequence ATGAAAAATACTATTTTACCATTAATGTTCCTCATTGCAAATATTGGATTTGCACAAATAGACAGTTCAAAATCAAATTTAAGCTTTAGCGGATATGCAGAAGTTTATTATTCTTATGACTTTAATAAACCAGCTGACCACAATCGTCCTGCATTCTTTTACAGTCATAACCGCCACAATGAATTTAACCTTAATCTTGGGTATATTAAAGCTGCATATAATTCAGATAGAACCCGTGCGAATCTTGCACTTGCAGCTGGCACCTACATAAACTCCAATTATACGGCAGAACCCGGAGTACTAAAAAATATTTACGAAGCCAATGCAGGAATTAAGCTTTGCAACAAGAAAAATATATGGCTTGATGCAGGAATATTTGCTTCGCATATTGGCTTTGAAAGTGCCGTTTCAAAAGATTGTTGGAGTTTGACAAGAAGTCTACTCGCAGACAATACACCCTATTATGAAAGTGGGGCTAAAATTTCGTACACAACCGATAATAGCAAATGGTTTTTTAGTGGATTAATTCTCAATGGTTGGCAACATATTCAACGACCTGATGGGAATAATAGCCCTGCCTTCGGAACCCAAATAAGTTTCACTCCTAATTCAAAAGTCACTTTAAACTACAGTACATTTTTCGGAAATGAAAAAGCAGATACTGCAAAACAAATTCGTTATTTTCATAATTTCTATGGTATATTTCACCTCACAGACAATTTTCACGTTACCGCAGGTTTTGATTATGGGATGGAAGAGAAAACAGAGAACAAAAATGAATTCAACAATTGGATCAGTCCAGTGCTTATCGTTAAACTTAATTTAAATGAGCAATGGAGTATTTCTGCCAGAGGAGAATATTACAAAGATGAAAATGGAGTAATTATTGCCAGTGGAACCGAAAATGGTTTTCAAACTACCGCTTATTCACTTAATTTAGATTACAAATTAAGAGAGAATGCAAACTGGAGAATTGAAGGAAGAGCTCTAAATAGCAAAGATAAAATATTCAATAAAGAAGGTGAAGCAACACAATCGAATATCTTTGTGACTTCATCTCTTGCGATTTCATTTTGA